The genomic window TCCATGCCGGCCTCGACCAGTGCCTTGATCTGGTCGTACGAGTCGGTGGCGGGCCCGAGGGTGCAGACGATCTTTGCTCGGCGCATGTTTCGAGCCTATGGCTTACCGGCCGGTAGCGATTTGGTGGGGCCTGACTACTCAACGACCTTTGGGTGAACGGTATTTGACAAGTGGTCACAAGGGTTGAAGTGTGCGCCGGGGCGCTCGGATGAGCTGGCGGGAGCACCCCGGCGGTTGGTCAGAGTCGTGGCGGCTGCATGGTGAAGCGGGCGTTGACCTGTGCGTAGACGTGTTGGCGTTGGGGTTCGAGGTCGAGGGGGGCGGCGTCGGTGTCCTCGGCGCCCTTGGCTCTGGCGGAGCGCATGGGGCCGCGGGGGGCTGCCGGGCCGAAGGACTGGGGGGTGGCCTCCGCGCCGATGTCGGCGAGTTCGACCAGGGCCGCGAGTGTGGTGTCGAGGGCGTCGGCGTATTCGCGTGCGCGCTGTACGGCTTCCTTGACGGCCTTCTGCCGGGCTTGTCTGTGGGCGGGTGAGTTGGGGCGGAGGGACCACCAGGGGCCGTCGACGCTCGTCAGGTCCAGGTCGGCCAGGCGTGTGGTGAGTTCGCCCAGTGCGGTGAAGTCGGTCAGCTCGGCGGTGATGTGGACGCGGCCGTGGTAGGCGTGGATCCTCTCTCCTCTGCCTTTCTCCTTGAGTTCGGGGGTGATGGAGAGGGTGCCGGTCTCCAGCCGTTCGACCGCTTCGCCGTAGGTCTTGATGAGGTCGAGGACGGTGGTGTTGCGGCGGGTGAGGTCGTCGAGGGCGGCGCGCCGGTCCTTGCCGCGGGCGAGGACGGTGACTCGGATGCGGGCTGTTTCGGGGTCGACTTCGAGGCGGGCTTCGCCGCGGACGGCGATGCGGGGCGCGTCGGGGGTGCCGTAGGGGACGGCGGCGGGTTGGGCTTCCTCTGAGCTGGTGGCCATACGTCCCACTCTGTCACCGGTGGCCGGGCTGGGGTGGGGGTCGGTCATCAGATCGAAACCTGCTGGGTCTGTTGCTGTTGGGAATGTACGGGTCAGAATCTACGCGCGTTGTCGCGCGTGTTCCCTTGTCGCGTCGCGCTTGTCGTGCCCTGTTGTCTACGCGCGTTGAGATTCGTTTCCCGAGGAGTGCCCCGATATGCCCTTGAACCGCCGGAAGTTTCTGAAGAAGTCGGCCGTGACCGGTGCGGGAGTGGCCGTCGCCGGTACGGCGATGGCTCCGAACGCGCAGGCGGCCGCGGTGACGGGTGACGGGAAGAAGGCCCCGAAGCGGTACGGGTTCACCGTGATGGGGACGACGGACCTGCACGGCAATGTCTTCAACTGGGACTACTTCACGGACAAGGAGTTCGACGACAGGGCGCACAACGACGTCGGTCTCGCGAAGATCTCGACTCTGGTGAACCGGATCCGTAAGGAGAAGGGGCGCCACAACACGCTGCTCATCGACGCCGGTGACACCATCCAGGGCACGCAGTTGTCGTACTACTACGCGAAGGTGGACCCGATCACCGCCAAGGGTGGTCCGGTGCACCCGATGGCGCAGGCGATGAACGCGATCGACTATGACGCGGCGGCCCTGGGCAACCACGAGTTCAACTACGGCATTCCGGTGCTGCGGAAGTTCCAGGAGCAGTGTCGTTTCCCGCTGCTGGGTGCGAACGCGCTGGACGCGAAGACGCTGCGGCCGGCGTTCCCGCCGTACAGCATGCACCGGCTGCGGACGCCGCACGGGCGTGATGTGAAGGTGGCGGTGCTGGGGCTCACGAACCCGGGTATCGCGATCTGGGACAAGGCGAACGTGCAGGGGAAGATGACGTTCCCGGGGCTGGAGGAGCAGGCGGCGAAGTGGGTGCCGAAGCTGCGCTCCATGGGGGCGGACGTCGTCATCGTGTCGGCGCACAGTGGTTCCTCCGGCACCTCTTCGTACGGTGACCAGTTGCCGTACATCGAGAACGCGGCGGGGCTGGTGGCCGAGCAGGTGCCGGGGATCGACGCGATTCTGGTGGGGCACGCGCACACGGAGATCCCGGAGTACTTCGTCACCAACAAGGAGACGGGCAAGCAGGTCGTGCTGTCGGAGCCGCTGAAGTGGGGGCAGCGGCTGACGCTGTTCGACTTCGAGCTGGTGTGGAGCAAGGGCTGCTGGAAGGTCGAGAAGGTCGCCGCGCAGGTTCTCAACTCCAACACGGTGGAGGAGGACCCGGAGATCGTGACGATGCTGGGTGACGAGCACGAGAAGGTCGTGGCTTATGTCAACCAGATCATCGGTACGAACGCGGCCGAGATGACGTCGGTGGAGGCGCCGTACAAGGATGTGGCGATCATCGATCTGATCAACCGCATCCAGGCGGACACGGTGAAGCAGGCGCTGGCGTCGACGGAGTACGCGTCACTGCCGGTGCTGTCGCAGGCCGCGGCGTTCTCGCGGAGTGCGGTGATCCCGGCGGGGAACGTGACCATCCGGGATGTGGCCGGTCTGTACGTCTTCGAGAACACACTGGAGGCGCGGCTGATGACGGGTGCGCAGATGAAGGCGTACCTGGAGTACTCGGCGAACTACTTCGTGCAGACGGCGGCGGACGCGGAGGTCGATCCGGCGAAGCTGACGAACGCGAACGGTACGCCGGACTACAACTATGACGCGGTGAGCGGTCTGACGTACGAGATCGACATCGCCAGGCCGGCGGGGTCGCGGATCGCGAACGTGCTGTTCGAGGGTGCGCCGTTGGCGGACGACAAGCAGTTCGTGTTCGCGGTGAACAACTACCGGGCCAACGGCGGTGGCAACTTCCCCTATGTCGCCGCCGCCCAGCTGCTGTGGTCGAACTCGGACGAGATCCGTAACACGATGATCGCCTGGGTGAAGGCGAAGGGGGCGATCGATCCGGCGGAGTTCGCGTCGGTGGACTGGAAGCTGACGCGGAACGGTACGCCGGTCTTCTAGTCCGTCACAGGGCCAGCAGGCTCAGGTCGACGGCGTCGGCGATGGCTTTCGCGCCGGCGTCGTTGACGTGGAGGCCGTCGCCGCTGTTGTAGTCGTCGCGGATCCGGGTGGGTTGGCCGGGGTCCGCGACGGCGGCGGCGATGTCGATGACGGCGTCGAAGGGGTGGCTGTCGCCGAGGAACCAGGTGTTGACCTCGGCGCGTGCGGTCTGGCCCTCTTCGGTGTCGTAGCCGGGGTAGACGGTGCCGGCGTAGGGGCCGAGGGTGGAGCCGATGACGGTGAGGCCGGCGGCGTGGAGGCGGTCGGCGAGGGCGGTCAGTGCCGTGATCAGGTCGGCGGCCGTGGGCAGTTTGGCCGGTTCGGGGAAGGCGATGGCGCCGGGCAGGCCGAGGTCGTTGAGGCCGGCGTGGATGATGACGTGGCTGGCGCCGGGTATGTCGAGGGCGTCGTGTTGGACGCGGGAGAGCAGGTGGGCGCCGATCTCGTCGGTGAGGAGTCGGTTGCCGGAGATGCCGGTGGCGACGATCCAGCCGCTGGTGAGGCGGCGGTCGAGCTGGGCGGGGAAGCTGCCGCCGGTGCCGGGGGTGGTGGCCATGCCCTCGATCCAGGAGTCTCCGAAGGCGACGGCGATGCGGGTGTCCTCGGGGGCGAGGACGTCGATGCCGGTGAGGAAGTGCCCGGTGATGAGTTCGTCTGATTCGTCGAGGGATTCGGCGGTGAGCTGGTCGCCGGGGACGGCGTGGCCGACGTCGTAGGGGATCGCGGAGTGTGTGGTGAGGCCGGTGTCGCCGGGGAGGTAGAGGCTGAGGGCCAGTTCCTCGCCGGCGGTGAGGGTGCCTTCGACGGGGTCGCTGATGATTTCTTCGCCGGCCGGGACGGTGACGGTTTCGGCGCCGGCGAAGAGGAGGGTGACGTCCGTGGTGGGGTCGATGGTGCTGCCTTCGGTGCGGCGGGCGAGGTGGGCGCCGCCGATGTCCAGCGGGGTCCTGCCGTAGCGGTTGCTGAGGCGGACGCGTAGGGCCTCGCCGCCGCCGGCGGGGCGCACGGTCTGGCGTACGGTCTGGTCGGTGAAGCCTCGGACTTCGAAGAGTTTGAAGGCTTCGTACGGGTCGATCGTGGCGGAGCGGTGAGCGGCGATCCAGGCCTTGCCTGCGCGGGTGCTGTTCATGCCCGAAAGGTAGGCAGCTTTCTTGCAGCCGTCATCACTCCTGCCCTACTTCTTTGCGCTTCGATTACCTTGCGTCGGCGAGGGGCGTCAGCGGAGTGAGGGTCTTCTCCTGCCGCGCGGGCGGAATCTGGGGCCGGGGTTCGAAGCCGAAGGTGGTGAAGGCCGTGCGGCCCGGGAGTGGGTAGGGCTTCTTGCCGGTGAGGGTGTTGA from Streptomyces sp. DSM 40750 includes these protein-coding regions:
- a CDS encoding SIMPL domain-containing protein encodes the protein MATSSEEAQPAAVPYGTPDAPRIAVRGEARLEVDPETARIRVTVLARGKDRRAALDDLTRRNTTVLDLIKTYGEAVERLETGTLSITPELKEKGRGERIHAYHGRVHITAELTDFTALGELTTRLADLDLTSVDGPWWSLRPNSPAHRQARQKAVKEAVQRAREYADALDTTLAALVELADIGAEATPQSFGPAAPRGPMRSARAKGAEDTDAAPLDLEPQRQHVYAQVNARFTMQPPRL
- a CDS encoding 5'-nucleotidase C-terminal domain-containing protein; its protein translation is MPLNRRKFLKKSAVTGAGVAVAGTAMAPNAQAAAVTGDGKKAPKRYGFTVMGTTDLHGNVFNWDYFTDKEFDDRAHNDVGLAKISTLVNRIRKEKGRHNTLLIDAGDTIQGTQLSYYYAKVDPITAKGGPVHPMAQAMNAIDYDAAALGNHEFNYGIPVLRKFQEQCRFPLLGANALDAKTLRPAFPPYSMHRLRTPHGRDVKVAVLGLTNPGIAIWDKANVQGKMTFPGLEEQAAKWVPKLRSMGADVVIVSAHSGSSGTSSYGDQLPYIENAAGLVAEQVPGIDAILVGHAHTEIPEYFVTNKETGKQVVLSEPLKWGQRLTLFDFELVWSKGCWKVEKVAAQVLNSNTVEEDPEIVTMLGDEHEKVVAYVNQIIGTNAAEMTSVEAPYKDVAIIDLINRIQADTVKQALASTEYASLPVLSQAAAFSRSAVIPAGNVTIRDVAGLYVFENTLEARLMTGAQMKAYLEYSANYFVQTAADAEVDPAKLTNANGTPDYNYDAVSGLTYEIDIARPAGSRIANVLFEGAPLADDKQFVFAVNNYRANGGGNFPYVAAAQLLWSNSDEIRNTMIAWVKAKGAIDPAEFASVDWKLTRNGTPVF
- a CDS encoding GDSL-type esterase/lipase family protein, whose translation is MNSTRAGKAWIAAHRSATIDPYEAFKLFEVRGFTDQTVRQTVRPAGGGEALRVRLSNRYGRTPLDIGGAHLARRTEGSTIDPTTDVTLLFAGAETVTVPAGEEIISDPVEGTLTAGEELALSLYLPGDTGLTTHSAIPYDVGHAVPGDQLTAESLDESDELITGHFLTGIDVLAPEDTRIAVAFGDSWIEGMATTPGTGGSFPAQLDRRLTSGWIVATGISGNRLLTDEIGAHLLSRVQHDALDIPGASHVIIHAGLNDLGLPGAIAFPEPAKLPTAADLITALTALADRLHAAGLTVIGSTLGPYAGTVYPGYDTEEGQTARAEVNTWFLGDSHPFDAVIDIAAAVADPGQPTRIRDDYNSGDGLHVNDAGAKAIADAVDLSLLAL